Genomic DNA from Salvia miltiorrhiza cultivar Shanhuang (shh) chromosome 1, IMPLAD_Smil_shh, whole genome shotgun sequence:
TATTTTGTAAGGCATAAACGAAAAGTTAATAATAAAtgggagttttttttttggtcacaTGTTaggaaattaaaattattttagtatTCACTAATTACGATATGTATATTAACTCTGTAGTTGTATGTATATTAACTCTGTAGTTGTTAATATGAGAATTCAACTTTCTATATATGGATATGCCATTATATCATCTaattgattgttgatttattgTTTGTCACTAAATgacaaatattaattatttgattgtcataacaagtactccctccgtcccactgtaagtgagaccttttttttggacacgagaattaaaaaaaatgtattttgtgtgtaggtgaaaaagtgaaaagatgtttaaaggaaaaaacttttacccaaaaatgaaagagtctcacttacagtgggacgctcaaaatagaaagagtctcagatacagtgggacggatggagtagcaTATTGTATTTCCACACGCATACACACAGTATCATATCTTCATATATATGTATTGTATTTATATAAGAAAAAAGCGTACGCCAGCATAGAGTCGATCATTAATTATCTAGAAAAAACCAAGTCAAAAAACTAATTCTTTGTGAATAATAATACCCATTTTTAAAGTCATTTTCCCACACCATTTATTTAAATTCCATTATTGTACCCCTTAAAAATGAATTACGACAAAAATAATCCCAAGAATTGTCAAAAAGGACGACCAGACGAGCATCCTTTCGGGAACTAGAAATTACTATAACAAACCTATTAAacagagatatatatatatatacacacacctAGAATTATGAAGTGACAAAACCGTGTAAATATAGTGACTTTTACATGAAAAATGGGACcggaaaatttatattttctttaaatttacaCATAATTGGCGCCCCACCATTTGACCACTTACCCGACTCAAACCGCCACCGGTCCGGTCCAACTCTAACGAACCCCGCCGTTTCCTCTTTTCTGCGACCGGCTTCGCCCAGTCCGAGCTCCGAAGAAAGAGCTGACAAGCCTCGAGAACCCGGTTTTCTTACCATCCCCGCTCTTGAACCCGACCCTCCCCGTGCAAGACACTCGTGGCGAACCCGGTTCGGTCGCATGTAGGGCGGCCTTCCCGGCCGGTTCGGAGCGGCTTCTAAAGAGCGACCTCCCCggcttcttctccggcggatTCCCATCGGTTCTTCCGGTTTTCTGAACCTTGGGGAGCGAGAAAACCGTGGGCGCGGATAATTTTTTATGAGAGACGACGGCGGAGCGATGAGAGAAGGAGTTGAAGTTGCGGTGGTAGCCTATCTTCAACGATGATTTGCGCTGCATTACAGCATTGCGATCGAACCATTCGAACTCGTCGTCGCTGGTGACGTAGAAGGATTCCGGTGGAAGATCGGAGGAGGTTTCTGATAGATCTAAGTTGGATTGATGAGAAGCCATTCTTacaatttagagagagagagagagagagagggagtttTGGAAGAGGAGAAGATTTAACAAAGCATATGGGTATGTTCCCTCAATAAGATAATGACAAAGGAACAATGTTGTTTTTTTGGCCCTCCTTCTTCTACCCAAGGACAATTCAGTTTCTATCTTTTAAACAACTTTCATTCTTTGTATGCTCTTTATATGGAAAACAAAACATAAATGAAATcatgtattttgatttttgaggAATAtgtttttgtaacttttttttagATCAAACTTTTCCAtctctaataaaataaaatactactccctaaATTTAATTTCATTGGTTAATTGACTAATTTACACGTGGGTTAAATTTTTCAGTCATTTTCTCATTAAACAAATCTTGTCGGGTTAGTTTGTCGGTGTTTAGAAAGTCTAGGGAGGTCTAATTTGCTATAAATTGAGTTTTAATTGCAACAATTTTGAACAATTTATACAACAATTAATGCCCGAAATTTGATCATGAATCGATATATATgcggtaaaaaataaaataaattaaaatgttgGATTGACATGGAATGGAACATTTGGACACGCCATCGTAATTCGTACCATAGTTAGATGCATGTACATAGTTGAGAATTGAGATAatctatcaaaataaaatattttgataatcACAATTGTTATATACTCTATTCTTTATCCGTCCCatattttagtatttattttttattttaattcattttactatttattatttatttatatttttagtaaaagtgaattatttattttattttaattactttaacacttttataatatatttaattattttattaaaatttgtatcatttAAATGACTACTAAAATATGGGATTAATGAAGTAGATAATTGAGACAAAGTACGTAGAATAGTAAATCAATTGACCCTCCTTCAAAAAAAGTAAAACAATTGATCAATTTGATGCTATTTCCATCGTATTATATCTTTTGATGTAATGGATTAGGTGACGTGTGTTAAATACTTTTTCGTCAGAGGAGAAATATTATGGCCGagacaaaaaataagaaaaaagtgTCACGAGATACTAACGAAAAtaggataattaattaatgttgcaAGATAACAAATTTGGAGTCTTatgtattttattaaaattattgagCGTGTTACACGCACATTAAACAATATTAAGAAACAAAAAGtggctatatatataattcGCATGTTATTTAATTCCTAATATATATGACCATGTTATATTGTCGAGGTTCTTTCCCATGAAAACACCTTAATCGCAcgcaaaattgaaaaaattaaaatccgaTTGTCAAATTGGTGTTTCAAAATTTTTTCAATGATGAATTTAATGGAGGTTTAAATAAGTCATAAAATTGAAGAATCGTAATTGATATCCCCATCATTGAGCTTAACAAACTCCTCAAATTTCAAGGCGGGGTTACAATTTTCAAGTCAATATTCAAAATTGGTAAGAGCTGACATTATTATGATCTCATCTATTTAATTCTTACTTTGATTTCAATCATTCAAATTAGGTCGTACatctattttaaatttatagacCATCACCCAATTTGCATGCATCCACATTTTAAGGTTATCGTCGATGACAAATATAACCGATAACAAATTAAATGTTTGAAttgaatatataattattcaCCCGCAATACACGCTTCAACTAATTAATTCAGATTTTCGTGGTTAGTCGATCTCGAGTTGAGTGTTGAAAATTTTAAGATTGATTTCTTAACATAAACCATAATCGAGCTTAAAATTGAACTTATGTTTGTAATGTGGAAtatctagataaaattataatacTATAATCAAATACATCAATAAATTAACGTGTTTGTATAATTACTTGACATCATTAAACATTATGTGTCAATTTCAAAATATAAGTAAAATTTCTATAACTTATATCGTGCTAATTTCACGAGCTTACTGCATACAAGTTAGTAGAGCAATATAGCAAAAGAAGCCAACCACTGATGGCACGTAAGCTGAAAATGTACACTTTCAACGAGTCTTAAGAATCGAAAATTTGAACTGCATTAAATATGGAGAGTTTTAAAAGTGAACCATAAGACCATCTCCATCCGGGGAGGCGAAGGCCGGATCAATCCGGTCGCTGGGAGGGTGTGGCTGCGCTGGAGATGCGGCCAGTTGCGAGGCCGTGTCTTGGTGGAGACCCGGGgcgaagagaagagagaaaatggtTGGCGCGTCCGACGGACGCgccccatttaaaaaaaaaaataatcgaaaatctattttttttttaaaatttaaccgttattgtttttttttttaaattcgacCGTTGCATTGAacggctatttttttttttccttttttcccttctataaataccactcttTCACAATATAAAATTCACCACTTTCTCAACTACAAATCTCTCTTCAAAAATTTTCTCAtctcaactacaattctctcttctacatttTTCTTGTAATGGATCGCGAATTCAATGAATACCTCGAGCAACAAGGCGGCGGTTCGAGACTTTCGATGATGGGGTTTGCTATATTTTCGCAAGCCTCCAATGTCTTGGCTACGGGAAATCTTCCCACGCCGGCGGCGCACGCCAACGTCCAAGAAGAGCCGGAGGCGGTGAGGCCGAAAGCCAAGGGCACCCGCCGCGCTTCATATTCTAGCGAGGAGTCCGAGCTCGTGGCAATCTTTTGGGCGCTTCAAATTTAAccgttattgtttttttttttgttttttgtttttaaattcgaCCGTTGCATTGAACGgccattttttgttttttgtttttttttctttttttcccttctataaataccactcttTCACAATATAAAATTCACCACTTTCTCAACTACAAATCTCTCTTCAAAAATTTTCTCAtctcaactacaattctctcttctacatttTTCTTGTAATGGATCGCGAATTCAATGAATACCTCGAGCAACAAGGCAGCGGTTCGAGGCTTTCGATGATGGGGTTTGCTATATTTTCGCAAGCCTCCAATGTCTTGGCTACGGGAAATCTTCCCACGCCGGCGGCGCACGCCAACGTCCAAGAAGAGCCGGAGGCGGCGAGGCCGAAAGCCAAGGGCACCCGCGCTTCATATTCTAGCGAGGAGTTCGAGCTCGTGGCAATCTTTTGGGCGGAGGCAACCCACAATCCAATTTTGAGGACCTCCCAAAggttgctccaatattggggagcaatCGCGGAAAAGTTCAACGCGCTCAATGAGTCTAGAGCGCCGACGCGAAAGCCGGAACATCTCAAGTCCCACTTCGCCCGTGTCCAAAAGGAGATGAAATTCTTCGAGGGCTTCTACAACACTTGCAAGGAGAATTGGGGGAGTGGTATGAGCGACGATCAAATCACCCAACAAGCCCAGACGATGTTCGAGGcgaatttcaagaagcaattctcctacatcaaagcttggaaagtgcttCGCGTGTGCGAAAAATTCATGTCGCAAGCCGGGGATGTCCACTCCGCAAAGaagtcgaagggctccgatggtggAGCAACCACCACTTCTTCGGAGCCGAGTGTGACGACGAGCTGTGTTTAAAAAAGTGCGCCCAGGCGCGTGCCTTAAGCAAGGCGCATGGGTAGGGGGCTTTTTGGTGGGAGGCGCAGAAAGGCGCTAAAAGCGCACCCAGGCGCGCTTTCCCTAGGGCGCACGCCTTTTGTAgattaggtttagggttttaaGTTAcgctttttttttaaaaaaattaaaacataacacagCAGCCTCCCTTTatcctctcttctcttctctgtGTCCTTCCCTCCTTTTGCTCACCTACCGGCGCTGCCGGCCAGCCGTCGCCGCCGCCAGCCCCAGtcgtccgccgccgccgccagcctCCAGGTCAGTTTTGTTAATTTCTTTAGTTTGGTTTGGTAGGCTTTAAGTTTGTTTAGTTtctttaatttcagtttcaataTTATAGTTAAATAAATTCAGTTTTTTTAAgttcttttttataatttcagtttTGAttgatattataaatttataattgaataaattttatttttttaatttcagttttactCTCAATCTCAATGTCTTCGGGTAAGTCACGTGTATCATCATCAACGGGGGATGATGATGAGCGGGATCCGGCTAGAAAATATGGGACACCGAATCCAAACAATCCTTATGCGTGGACTTGTCAATTTTGTCTAAAAGTGACAAATGGAGGAGCATTTCGCATGAAACAACATATAGTGGGTGGTTATAGGAATGCAAAGAAATGTCCTAAGGCTCCGGAACATGTTCGAGTAGAAGTAAATTCTTATATGATGAAGAAAGCAACTAGCAAAGTGATGAAGCATTTTACTAAAAATCCACCTCAATGTGTTGATGATCAAGAAGAGGATGAAGAGATGTAAATTAGGTAGCTCACGCACCATGACGAGTAAGAAGGTCCCGGCTCCAAAGAGGATGCAAGATCCTTTAGATGTTTATCTTGCTTGTAGCCAACCTAGTTCTCAAAGTCATGAAGTATTGAagggaagaaaagaaagaaaatgagtcTTTGGTGCTAGTAACAAGTTATGTAGGGAAAGAGCTTGTAAAGCAATTGCAAGGTTCTTTTATGACAATGCTATTCCCTTCCATCCGGCCACTAGTGATAGCTTCAAGAACATGGTTGAAGAAATTGGACAATATGGTCCCGGATTGGAACCACCGAGCATCTATGAGCTAAGAGTTCATTTTCTTCAAAAGGAAGTGGAAGACACGGACACCAAAGTGTTGGAGTTCAAGAAAGAATGGGCCACAAAGTGATGTTCTATTTTATCCGATGGATGGCGTAATTCGGTGGTGCAAAAGGATATTGTGAACTTCCTTGTCAATTCTCCAAAAGGGTCCGTGTTCATCAAATCGGTGGAAGTATCCGAAGTTGTGAAAGATGCAATCACTTTGTTTCAAATGCTTGATTCTATTGTTGACGAAGTTGGAGAGGCAAATGTTGTGCAAGTGGTGACGGATAATGCATCTAACTATGTCAAAGCGGGTAAGAAATTTAaatcatcttcaattttatacaatcactttattattttcttaagtATTAAAGCTTTTAATCTGTTATGATAGGGAAATTGCTTATGACAAAAAGACCACATCTTTATTGGACTCCATGTGCCGCACATTGCGTGGACTTGATGTTGGAGGATATTGGAAAGCTTCCAAAGATCAAGAATGCCCTCAAGAAGGCGATCTTCATGaatggttatatatataaccacgtCATTGTTGTCAACATGATGAGAAGATTCACAAATCAAAGGAATTTGCATCGACCGGCGGTCACAAGGTTTGCAACTTTCTTTATCACTCTTGCACAATATCATAAGCAAAAGAACAATTTGAGGAAGATGGTGACTTCGGAAGAGTGGAATGCTTCAAAGTGGCCAAAGGAAGCGGGAGGAAAGAAGGTGACAACTTATATTTTGCAAGACACATTTTGGAGGAATGTGTTGCATGCTCTTAAGTTGGGAGGTCCTCTTGTGACGGTACTTCGGATGGTTGATGGGGATAAAAAACCGGCTATGGGGTACATTTATGAAGCTATGGATAGAGCTAAAGAGGCTATTGCTAAGAGTTTTGGTCACAAGGAGGAGCATTACAAAGAAGCATTTGAGATCATTGATAAAAGATGGGATTGCCAACTTCACCATCCTTTACATGCGGCCGGATACTTTCTTAATCCGGAAATCTATTACGATAATCCGGATCAAGTGAGTTGCCAAGAGGTTGAGAAAGGCTTGTATGAATGCATTCAAAGGTTGATTCCCGATGAAGCAACTCAAGACAAGCTCATGGTTGAGTTGGATGCCTACAAAAATGCAGAGGGTCTATTTGGCAATGCAATGGCAATTAGACATAGAAAGGTCAAATCACCAGGTAAcattttatatttgaaaatctaattaagtgttgaattaattaatgtttcatATTCTAACAAACCGTCATTTTTAAAATGTCTATAGCGGATTGGTGGTCTTGTTATGGATCTTCAAGTCCCAACCTCAAATCATTTGCAATAAAAGTTCTTAGCCTCACTTGTAGTGCTACCGGATGTGAGAGAAATTGGAGTGTCTTTGATCATGTAagctattattttattttactttgactataatacataaatatgattttaacctattatcttttatatttttatagctTCATACCAAGAAGAGAAACCGATTGGCACAAGATCGGCTTAATAAATTGGTTTATGTGAAGTATAATCGTACTTTGGAAAGGCGATACAAGAGGAAAGACACAATAGATCCTATTTTATTAGAAGAGATTGATGATAGCAATGAATGGTTGGTTGGACATATGGATGGGGAATCTTCTAATGAAGATGATCTTGTGTTTGATGATGGTGATTTGACATGGAATGTCGTTAGTAAGGCTTCAGGAGCTAATGATCCTATTTATAGCACTAGACGGGCATCTAGAGTTGATAAAGGAAAGAGTGTAGTTGCTTCGAGTTCGAGAAGGCTTTTAGATGAGGATGAAGATACGGATGAGGAGAGGGATGTGAATGAGATGGAAGAGGACATTGGTGAAGACAAAGATGATGGAGATGGGGATGACACACTTGAGGGTGATGGACTTGAGGATGATGATTATTGATTACTTGTTTGATATTTGATCGTACTTTTAGACTTGCGTATTTTAAAACTTAAGTATTTGTGTGTTTTTTATTAAGTATATGTGTGTTTAAGTACTATTTGTAGTTTTAAGTTGTGTTTTTGGTATAAAATATAATGTGggtaaatatattagaattttttaggcTTTACTGCGCCTCGCCTACGAAAAGCCCACGCCTGCGCTTAAAGCCCTGTGCCTAGGCTTCGAGGCATGTTTGCGCCTCGGGCTTTTTAAAATCCAGATGACgaggccccaaggccaaaaagcggCAAAGCGAGACAAGGGCAAGGCGAAGAAGGGAGAAGGGTCTTCGGGAGGAGGTTCGACGTTCTCTGACGCCCTTgagaaggtggccgaaagcATGAAGGAGCATGCTCTCAAAACGGGAAAATCGCCGAGGTCAAAAAAATGCAATCCGAGATTAAACAGGAGAAGAtggatatgaagctcttgaacaaggaCACAACGGGTATGACAGAGGCACAATTGGCCTTGCACAACCAcctagtccaagaagtgctcaagcgtcgagggcttatttaaattaggaaattattgttatttttttattttattatcgtattttaattatgtttttaattttattttaattattgtaatgtttaattttatttttaatgaaattgggaatttaaaataaaagtgtagaaatatgaattttgtggaaatggagaTCTAAGACACCCTCTAAgcaccaatgcattggagaggggtgtgtcttaggtggggaccaccatctaagaTACCCCTAAGACACCAGTTGCATGGTGTCTTAGGGGgtgtcttagatggtggtccccacctaagacacacccctctccaatgcattggtgTTTAGAGGGTATCTTAGAttttcatttccacaaaatttatatttctatgcttttatttttaaatttcaaatttcattacaaataaaattaaacattacaataattaaaacataattaaaatacaataataaaattaaaaataacaataatttcataatttaaataagccctcgacgcttgagcacttcttggactaggTGGTTGTGCAACGCCAATTGTGTCTCCGTCATACCCGTCGTGTCCTTGTTCATGAGCTTCATATCCATCTCCTCTCGTTTCATCTCAGCTTGCATTTTTTTGACCTCGGCGATTTCTCTCATTTTGAGAGCATGCTCCTTCATgctttcggccaccttctcgaggGCGTCGGAGAACGTCGAACCTCCTCCCGAAGACCCTTCTCCCTTCTTCGCCTTGCCCTTGCCTCGCTTTGccgctttttggccttggggcctcgtcgtgacactcggctccgaagaagtggtggttgctccaccatcggagcccttcAACTTCTTTGCGGAGTGGACATCCCCAGCTTGCGACATGAATCTTTCACATTCGCGaagcactttccaagctttgatgtaggagaattgcttcttgaaattcgCCTCGAACATCGTCTGGGCTTGTTGGGTGATTTGATCGTCGCTCATACCACTCCCCCAATTCTCCTTGCAAGTGTTGTAGAAGCCCTCGAAGAATTTCATCTCCTTTTGGACACGGGCGAAGTGGGACTTGAGATGTTCCGCCTTTCGCGGCGGCGCTCCCGACTCAATGAGCGCATTGAACTTCTCCGCGattgctccccaatattggagcaaccTTTGGGAGGTCCCCAAAATAGGATTGTGGGTTGCCTCCGCCCACAAGATTGCCACGAGCTCGGACTCCTCGCTAGAATATGCAGCGCAGGTGCCCTTGGCTTTCGGCCTCAACGCCTCCGGCTCTTCTTGGACGTTGGCGTTCGCCGCCGGCGTGGGAAGATTTCCCGTAGCCAAGACATTGGAGGCTTGCGAAAATGGAGCAAATCCCATCATTGGAAGCCTCGAACCGCCTTGTTGCTCGAGGTATTCATCGAATTCGCAATCCATTACAAGCAaaatgtagaagagagaattgttgttgggattaaaaaaaatttaaagagagaattgtagttgagaaaatgatgaatttgatattgtggaagagtggtatttatagaagggaaaaaaacaaaaaaacaaaaaacaaaaaataaaaaatagtcgTTTAAAACAACAACGgtcgatttaaaaaaaaaattgcaacagctattttaaattaaaaaaatgaatttcgattttttttaaatggggcGCGTCCTCCGGACGCGCCAACCATTTCCTCCCTTCGTCCCGTGTCTTAGCCAAGACACCGCCTCGCATCAGGGCGGGTCTCCAACGCTGCTCGCCTCCCAGCGCCCCGGATAGACACTCCACTCGCACCGGCGAGTGGAGATGCTCTAAATAGCTTAATAATCCTCTAAATTTGTACATGAGAGCGCATATTTAAGCTATGAGTTAAATCTAATATCAAGAGTCCTATTAATTAGACAACTTAACCCGATTgtctttaatatttataaagcAAAAAGTCAATAGGAAAATAATACCTTCTACCtaagaaaaaagtaaaattaatatACATGCTACATGTACTTTTTTACCTTGATGTCTGATTTTGTCTTTTTAGCTCTTCGCGCGAGAGGGGAATGAGAGATAGAAGAAAAGAGAACTAGATGGAAGGATATGCGgaatttcatgttttttttttcatgttatAAACTCTGTTAGAGTATCCACAGTGGGTGATAGTCCCCATTCGAGTCACCCACACATCGGATCACCCACTGCAGAAGGTCATGACTCGAGGTTGCCCCGATTTATTGGGTGTACGTGGCCTGATGTGCTTTGGGGCGGGTGCGTGCTATGCACGCGtgtgattaaaaaaaatcaaaatttgaaaaaacgGTTGTTgcctatttttaatttttattttattttattttcggtCATTCGAccgttttaaatttttttttcttccttttttctttatatactcttccccttcttctatcttcttcTATCTTCTCCTATCAATTTCTCTAAAAAACAAAATGGATCCACACAATCTCAATTGGTATGACTCAAATTGGGTTCCCGACCTCTCCGGCGGAGAcgattatcatcccgatttgGCGGGTAtcaacttttcatcttctaagGTATGAGCCCCACTTCTGGCCCCTTCAACTACTGGAATGCATGGATGACGCTCCGAATCAACCGAAGGTTCAAGTCCATATACCTTGAGGGCGACAttcattcctccaagaggacgaAGACGCCGGAGACGGGCGACTTCACCACCTCGACGTCGGGAGAAGAGATCACGTCTTCCCGCCCAATTGGAAACAAGGTGGCGGCGAGAGCGACGAAGGGGAAGGGAAAGGCGTCGCAAAGCTTGGAGCCTCCACCGCAATACACGGAGAGGTTGGATAGATCGGACGACAAGCTGCAAAAAATGATCGGCGAGTACGCCAAGAAGAACCAGCTGAAGATGGAGATCCATGGCGATCGGGTCATGTTCATGAAGACTTCCGACATGACTTCAGAGCAGCTAGAATGGCACAAGCAATGGGTGCTGGAGATCCTAGCTCGGCGAAGGGGCGGTGGAGACAAGAtagattttaattatgtttttaggttttaattaagtaattttaaattatgtctttagttttttttttcttttttaaatgtaatttttaggaatttaaaatttaatgaagtttaatttgaagtaaattgtgttatttaaatgtgtgcaattaaaattaaataaaaaaaaatacaaaaatcaacacTAAAAAGATCAGGTCAGCTATCAAGTCACCTCATTGTGGCCTCTTTAATCCAATGTGGTCCTCCATCTATCAGGTcaccactgtggatgctcttactCACATGATATTACTACATCCGTAGCATGTATATTAAATCGTGCTCAAGATGAACAAGGATTAGGGGAGCAATTTCATTGGACCTATAGGACTAAATGTTACATCtccgtgatgatttattttatgtaaatacgaTTATATGTGAGACAAATAATCTACAGGtcgaattttcaaaatttagttgAATTCCATGTTTTAACCAATTGTTGAGTTGGATTTTTATCTCAACATCAAAACTCCACTTAAAACACTAAGgctgtgtttactttgatggataaatttatccatgaaaaaggaatgataacaaaaatttatgtcttgaaatgtcttctttcttttccaatatttgacacaaaaaatatattcatcattttttcttccttattttcatttcaatgatggataatattatccactcaaaaatggatggataatattatccatctttgaagtgaaaataagaaaggaaaaatggcgaacatctcttttgtgtaaaatattgggaaagagaaatattttaaggcataaattttgttattcatcattttccatgaataaa
This window encodes:
- the LOC131006079 gene encoding uncharacterized protein LOC131006079, which produces MDCEFDEYLEQQGGSRLPMMGFAPFSQASNVLATGNLPTPAANANVQEEPEALRPKAKGTCAAYSSEESELVAILWAEATHNPILGTSQRLLQYWGAIAEKFNALIESGAPPRKAEHLKSHFARVQKEMKFFEGFYNTCKENWGSGMSDDQITQQAQTMFEANFKKQFSYIKAWKVLRECERFMSQAGDVHSAKKLKGSDGGCARPIVPLSYPLCPCSRASYPSSPV
- the LOC131006070 gene encoding uncharacterized protein LOC131006070 translates to MDREFNEYLEQQGSGSRLSMMGFAIFSQASNVLATGNLPTPAAHANVQEEPEAARPKAKGTRASYSSEEFELVAIFWAEATHNPILRTSQRLLQYWGAIAEKFNALNESRAPTRKPEHLKSHFARVQKEMKFFEGFYNTCKENWGSGMSDDQITQQAQTMFEANFKKQFSYIKAWKVLRVCEKFMSQAGDVHSAKKSKGSDGGATTTSSEPSVTTSCV
- the LOC131019360 gene encoding uncharacterized protein LOC131019360 → MIGKLLMTKRPHLYWTPCAAHCVDLMLEDIGKLPKIKNALKKAIFMNGYIYNHVIVVNMMRRFTNQRNLHRPAVTRFATFFITLAQYHKQKNNLRKMVTSEEWNASKWPKEAGGKKVTTYILQDTFWRNVLHALKLGGPLVTVLRMVDGDKKPAMGYIYEAMDRAKEAIAKSFGHKEEHYKEAFEIIDKRWDCQLHHPLHAAGYFLNPEIYYDNPDQVSCQEVEKGLYECIQRLIPDEATQDKLMVELDAYKNAEGLFGNAMAIRHRKVKSPADWWSCYGSSSPNLKSFAIKVLSLTCSATGCERNWSVFDHVSYYFILL